A DNA window from Ranitomeya imitator isolate aRanImi1 chromosome 2, aRanImi1.pri, whole genome shotgun sequence contains the following coding sequences:
- the LOC138667648 gene encoding homeobox protein AKR-like, protein MANIKECILTDSEHDSVELEVPGSKRKRRGNLPKEAVKVLHDWLYEHRHNAYPSDTEKDMLSLQTRLTVLQSWPYTRRLSDERGFGQSSVQQPSKPTVQQKRLLGPALFCSLRERH, encoded by the exons ATGGCCAACATAAAGGAATGTATCCTGACTGACAGTGAGCATGACAGCGTGGAGCTGGAAGTTCCCGGGTCAAAGAGGAAGCGCAGAGGCAATCTGCCGAAAGAGGCTGTGAAAGTCCTACACGACTGGTTGTATGAGCACAGACACAATGCTTATCCCTCAGACACGGAGAAAGATATGTTATCTCTACAGACTCGTCTCACAGTGCTGCAG AGCTGGCCATACACGAGAAGACTGTCGGATGAGCGAGGATTTGGCCAATCGTCCGTCCAACAGCCATCTAAACCGACTGTTCAACAGAAGCGATTGCTCGGCCCAGCACTCTTCTGCTCTCTAAGAGAGCGCCACTGA